GGTAGGACTTCGCGCACGCGGCGTCCGGGATGGTCGGCACCGTCGCGTAGTGCAGCTTGCGTTCCTGCCGCAGCGAGCCCTCCCGGGTCTGCCCCCAGCCCATCACGGTGACGTCGCCGTGGTCGCTGCTCGCGTCCGGGACCAGGGCGAGGGTGGGCAGGGTGAGCACCCGGTCGAGTTTGATCACGGCCCAGTCGTCGCCGCGGGTCTCGGTCTGGAAGCCGGGGGCGCGGATCACCTCGAGCGAGTGCGCGGTGACCGCGTTCCTCGCCTTCAGGTCGGTCACCCCGGCGGTCACCGTGATGTTCCTGGCCGGCCCGGTGCCGTCGACGCAGTGGCCGGCGGTGAGCACCACCCGGGGCGCGGTCAGCGCCCCGCCGCAGCCCATCGAGAGGCGGACCACCCAGGGGAACTCGCCGGCCTTGGCGACGTTACCGCCGACCACCTCGAGAACCGGCCGGCCGCTCGCGTCCGCGGCACCCGGCGCGATCGCCACCGCGACGGCGACAGCCAGCACGAGCGAAGCGACATTCCGGACCATATGGACATTTGATCACAGCAAAAAGGACCGCACGGCATGCCGCGCGGCCCTTGCTGCCGGGTCTTAGTACCAGCCGACGCTCTCGGAGTGGTTCCAGGCGCCGCAGGGAGTGTCGTAGCGGCCCTCGATGTACCCCAGGCCCCACTTGATCTGGGTGGCCGGGTTGGTCTTCCAGTCGTCCGCGACCGAGGCCATCTTGCTGCCGGGCAGCGCCTGCGGGATCCCGTACGCCCCGGAGCCGCTGTTGGTGGCCTTGTAGTTCCAGCCGCTCTCCCGGTCCCAGAGTTTCTCCAGGCAGGGGAACTGGTCGATCTTGAAGCCGGCGTCCAGCATCAGCGCGCAGCCGGTCTTCTTCGCGCCCGAGTACTCGCTGCAGGAGGACGGGACCGGCCCGGTGTACGCGACCGGCCCACCCGACTCCTCGGCCTTCTTCTCCGCGGCGGCCTTCTCCTCGGCCGCCTTCGCGGCGATCGCCTTCTTCTCCAGCGTGTGCGCCTTGGTCGCGGCGGCCTTGGCCTCGACCGCGGCCTTCGCGGCGGCGGCATCCTCCGCTGTGGTGCGGTAGGCGCGGGCCGCGGCGTGCTGCGCCTGGCGGGTCTTCAGCAGCTGCAGCTCTTCGGCGTCGGCCTGCATGACCAGCTGCGACTGAGCGCTCTGCCGCTGATCGTCGCGGTCCTGTCCGAGGTACACACCGCCGCCGAGACCCGCCACCAGCAGACCGACAGACGCCGTGCGAACTCCGAGCCGGCTCCAGAGCCGATTCACGAAGGATCCCTTCGTCGGGGGCAAGAACGGGCACCTCGACGACGCGATCGTCAACGTCCACCACCGCACGGTGCCCGCCAGACACCATGGCGCAGGGTGACGGGGATGTGAAATGCCAGCGCGGATCTGTGATTTTAGTCACCGACTTTTTTACTACATTCGGGACAAAAGATCCGCGCTGGCGTCACCTCACAGGGGAATGTCCTCCAGTAGGTCGGTAACCACCTCGGCGATCGGTGACCGCTCCGAACGGGTGAGGGTGACGTGGGCGAAGATCGGATGCCCCTTCAGCGCCTCGATCACCGCGGTCACCCCGTCGTGCCGGCCGACCCGCAGATTGTCCCGCTGGGCCACGTCGTGGGTGAGCACCACCCGCGAGCCCTGGCCGATCCGGGACAGCACGGTGAGCAGCACGTTGCGTTCCAGCGACTGCGCCTCGTCGACGATCACGAACGCGTCGTGCAGGCTGCGGCCGCGGATGTGGGTCAGCGGCAGCACCTCGAGCATGCCGCGCGCCAGGACCTCCTCGACCACGTTGGCGTGCACCACGGCGCCGAGCGTGTCGAAGACCGCCTGCGCCCAGGGCGACATCTTCTCCGCCTCGCTGCCGGGCAGGTAGCCGAGCTCCTGGCCGCCGACCGCGTAGAGCGGACGGAACACCACCACCTTCTTGTGGCGGTTGCGCTCCATGGTGGCCTCCAGGCCGGCGCAGAGCGCCAGCGCGGATTTGCCGGTGCCGGCCTTGCCACCCAGCGACACGATGCCGATCTGCTCGTCGAGCAGGATGTCCAGCGCCACCCGCTGCTCGGCGGACCGGCCGCGCAGGCCGAAGGCGTCCCGGTCGCCGCGGACCAGCTTCACCGTCTTGTCCGGGGTGACCCGGCCCAGCGCCGAGCCGCGCGACGAGTGGATCACCAGGCCGGTGTGGCAGGGCAGGTTCTCCGCCGCCTCGGCCGCCAGCTCCTCGCCGCCGTAGAGCGCGCTCACCTCGTCCTCGCCGAGCTCCAGGTCGGCCATGCCGGTCCAGGTGGGATCGCTGGCCTGGCCGTGCCGGTACTCGTCGGCGGTCAGGCCGACCGAGGCGGCCTTGACCCGCAGCGGCATGTCCTTGCTGACCAGTGTGACGTCCCGGCCCTCGGCGGCCAGCCCGAGCGCCACCGACAGGATCCGGGTGTCGTTCGAGTCGTTGCGGAAGCCGTGCGGGAGCACGCTCTGGTCCGCGTGGTTGAGCTCGACCCGCAGCGTGCCGCCCTCGTCGTTGCAGAGCACCGGCTGGTCCAGGCGACCGTGCTTGATCCGCAGCTCGTCCAGCATCCGCAGGGACTGCCTGGCGAACCAGCCGAGCTCGGGGTGGTGACGTTTGCCCTCCAGTTCGGAGATGACCACGAGGGGCACGATCACCTCGTGGTCGGTGAACCGGCGGAACGCCGCCGGGTCGGACAGCAGGACCGAGGTGTCCAGGACGAAGACCTTGCCAGCGGGGGCGGGCTCGGCGTCGGCGTGCCGGTCGCGCACCCTGCGTCGGGTGGCGGTGGCACGGGTCTTGGTCACCTTGTCGGCCGGGTCGGATGAGGGGGCGACACCGGCATCGGTACGGCGAGATGTCACAGGCCTGCTCCAGCGGGCGTGCAACCCGCCACCCGCGGTCCGCCACCTCCGGCCGCCGGCACATGCACAGGGTCGGATTGCGGGCCCTGTGGCGCAAGTTGTCGCAGGTCCGGGCCGGCCGGCTGGCTCGGGATGACCCCGTGCCATGACTCAAACGCTAGCGGTCAACAGCCTCTCGCGGTAGTGCGCAAAATCGGGCACCCCCGGGTGACGCTCGCCCCAAGCGAATTCCGCCTGGCATAAAAGAGGACCTTCCGCGGGTAGTCTGACGTCGTGGCAGAGACCCCGCGTCCGACCCATCCCGCGACCGCCGACCACGCGTGGGCGCGCACCGTCGAACACGCTTCCCGGACCACGTTCTTCTTCGACTTCGACGGGGTCCTCTCCCCCGTCACCAAGGACCCGTCGGCCTCCCAGCCGGTGGCCGAGGTGCCCGCCGTGCTGGAGCGGCTGGCCGCCAGGGTGGGCCGGGTGGCGATCGTCTCCGCCCGTCCGGTGGACTTCCTGCGGTCCCGGTTCGCCGGCCTGGAGCACGTCGACCTCTTCGGCCTCTACGGCCTGGAGGTGCTGCACGAGGGCGAGGTGGTGACCAAGCCGGCCGCCCTGGAGTTCGAGCGGCCGATGGCCGAGTTGGCCGCCGAGGCGCAGGACGCGCTGGCCAAGCCGGTCTTCGTGGAATACAAGCGGCTCTCCGTCGCCCTGCACTACCGGGAGTGCCCGGAGCGCGCCGCCGAGGTCGAGCAGTGGGCCCACGAGCGCGCCGAGCGGGCCGGCCTGGCGATCCAGCGCGGGCGCATGGTGGTCGAGCTGAAGCCGCCGGTCGACCAGGACAAGGGCATGGTGATCACCGAGGCCCTGCGCGACGCCGGTTGCGCGTGGTATTTCGGGGATGACATGTCCGACATCAAGGCCTTCGACGCGTTGCGCGCGCGGGAGGCGGTCGACCCCGGCTTCTTCGGGATGGCGATCGCCGTGGCCAACGACGAGACCGGCGCCGAGGTGTCCAGCGCCGCCGACCTCACGCTCGCCTCGCCGGCCGCGGTGGCCGCGTTCCTCACCGAGGGCCTGACCCGCTTCTGACCGCTTCGGGCCACGGCCCGCACTGTCACTTTCGGCCGCTCCGGCTCCCGGTCACCACGATTTCGGTACGCCGCGAGCGCTCCCGGCGTACCGAAATCGGATCTTGATCTTGGGCGGCGTCAGGCGCCGTAACGGCGCTGGCGGTTGCCGTAGGAGCGCAGGGCGCGCAAGAAGTCGATCCGGCGGAAGTCCGGCCAGTTCGCGTCGTGGAAGTAGAACTCCGAGTGCGCCGACTGCCAGAGCAGGAACCCGGAGAGACGCTGCTCGCCGCTGGTGCGGATGACCAGGTCGGGGTCGGGCTGGCCGCGGGTGTAGAGGTGCTCGGCGATGTGCTCGACGTCGAGGATCTCGGCCAGCTCCTCCAGGGTGCCGCCGGACGCCGCGTGCTGCTGCAGCAGCGAGCGGACCGCGTCGGTGATCTCGCGCCGGCCGCCGTAGCCGACAGCCATGTTGACCTCGACGCCGCCGCTGCGGTCCTGGGTCTTCTCCTGCGCGGCCTTGAGCGTCGCGGCGGTCGTGGCGGGCAGGATGTCCAGCGCGCCCACCATCCGCAGCCGCCAGGGGTTGCCCTCCTCGGCCAGCTCGGTCGCCAGGTCCTCGATGATCTTGACGAGCGGGTCCAGCTCGGCGGCCGGGCGCTGCAGGTTGTCGGTGGCCAGCAGGTAGAGCGTGACGTGCTCGATGCCGGACTGGTCACACCAGGTGAGCAGGTCCTTGACCCGGACGGCACCGACCCGGTGGCCGTCGTTCGGGTCGACGAAGCCCATCTCCCGGGCCCAGCGGCGGTTGCCGTCGCACATCACGCCGACATGGCGGGGCACCGGCTTGCCGACCAGTTTCCTGGCGAGCCGGCGTTCGTAGAAGGAGTAGACCAGCGAGCGCACACTCATCACCGGCAAGGGTAGCCCGCGTGCCCGCGCCCGCCTCGGCCGGAGGCGGGTGCGGGCAGGGCGGCCCTCAGGCGTCGGCGAGGCGGGCGCGCAGCGCGTCCAGCTCGGCCCAGAGCACGGCCGGCAGCTTGTCGCCGAACTTCTCGAACCACTCGGTGATCTGCGGCAGCTCGGCCAGCCACTCGTCGGTGTCGACGCGCAGCACGGCCTCCACCGCGGCCGGGTCGATGTCCAGGCCGGTCAGGTCGAGCGACGCCGGCGTGGCGACGTGCCCGATCGGGGTCTCCACCGCGTCGGCCTTGCCGTCCAGGCGCTCGACGACCCACTTGAGCACCCGGCTGTTCTCGCCGAAGCCCGGCCAGAGGAACCCGCCGTCGGCGTCCCGCCGGAACCAGTTCACGTAGAAGACCTTGGGCAGCTTGGACGCGTCGCCGGAGGCGCCCTTGGCCATGTCGATCCAGTGCTGGAAGTAGTCGCCGGCGTGGTAGCCGATGAACGGCAGCATCGCCATCGGGTCGCGCCGGACCACGCCGACCTGGCCAACCGCGGCCGCGGTGGTCTCACTGGACAGGGTCGCGCCCAGGTAGACGCCGTGCACCCAGTCGCGAGCCTCGGTGACCAGCGGGATGGTGGTCTTGCGCCGGCCGCCGAACAGGATGGCGTCGATCGGCACGCCGCGCGGGTCGTGGTACTCGTCGGCGAGGATCGGGCACTGCTCGATCGGGGTGCAGAAACGGCTGTTCGGGTGGCTCGACGGCGCCTCCGACTCCGGCGTCCAGTCCTGGCCCTTCCAGTCGGTCAGGTGCGCGGGCGGCTCGCCCATGCCCTCCCACCAGATGTCGCCGTCGTCGGTCAGTGCCACGTTGGTGAAGACCGAGTTGCCCTTGGCGAGCGTGCGCATCGCGTTCGGGTTGGTGTGGAAGTCGGTGCCGGGCGCGACGCCGAACAGCCCGAACTCCGGGTTGGTCGCCCAGAGCCGGCCGTCCTCACCGAACCGCATCCAGGCGATGTCGTCGCCGACGGTCTCCACCTTCCAGCCCGGCAGGGTCGGCTCGAGCATCGCCAGGTTGGTCTTGCCGCAGGCCGACGGGAACGCGCCGGCGATGTACCTGACCTGGCCCTCGGGCGAGGTCAGCTTCATGATCAGCATGTGCTCGGCGAGCCAGCCCTCGTCCCGGGCGGCGACGCTGGCGATGCGCAGCGCGTAGCACTTCTTGCCGAGCAGCGAGTTGCCGCCGTAGCCGGAGCCGAACGACCAGATCTCCCGGGTCTCCGGGAAGTGCGAGATGTACTTCGTCTCGTTGCACGGCCAGGCGACGTCCCGCTGGCCCTCCTCGAGCGGCGCGCCGATCGAGTGCAGGCACGGCACGAAGTCCGCGTCGTCACCCATCGCGCTCAGGACCTCGGCCCCCATCCGGGTCATGATGCGCATGCTGGCCACGACGTACGGGCTGTCGGTCAGCTCGACGCCGAACATCGGGTTCTCGGCGTCGAGCGGGCCCATGCAGAACGGGACGACGTACATCGTCCGGCCCTTCATCGAGCCGCGGTACAGCTCCGTCATCAGGGTCTTCATCTCGGCCGGCGCCATCCAGTTGTTGGTGGGACCGGCGTCGGCCTCGTCGGCCGAGCAGATGAAGGTGCGTTCCTCGACGCGCGCCACGTCGGACGGGTCGGTCCGCGCCCAGAACGAGTTGGGCTTCTTCTCCGGGTCCAGCCGGACCAGCGCGCCGGACTCGACGAGCTCGTCGGTCAGCCGGGTCCACTCGGCGTCCGAACCGTCGCACCAGACGATCCGGTCGGGCGTTGTCAGGGCGGCGACCTCGTCGATCCACGCCAGCAGGCGGGGGTGCGAGGTGTGGGGGTGAGACAAGGTGAAGCTCCTTCGGTCGGCACTGACCAATGACTGACCGCCCGGATATTCCGGCTGTAGTCATGGGAGTCACATCAGGTTAAGCCCCATACCCATGCAGTTCATCGGTTGAACCTGTGGACAACCGCACAATCTTTGGCCGCCTTGCGCGATGACGATTGATTCTTCGCCTCTTGGCGCACGAGCGCGCACTCGCGCCGGCCGAACCGCCACTCCCGACAACTTTCGCAAATTGGACTTAACGCCTTAGACTTTCACCTAATCGGGCTTACCTCGCAGTTCCGGCCAAACGGAGGCGGAATGACGACCCCGGGCAACGACGTGGACTCGGACACGGATCTGCTCGCCGCCGTCCGGGCCGGCGACACCGCCGCGTACGGGACGCTCTACGAGCGGCACCACGCGGCGGCACGACTGTTCGCGTACGGCCTGGCACGCGACCCGTCCGACGCCGACGACCTGGTGGCCGAGACGTTCGCCAAGGTGTTCGCGTCGCTGCGGGCCGGCCGCGGTCCCCTGGTCGCGTTCCGCGCCTACCTGCACACCACCATGCGGCACGTCTGCTACCAGCGCGCCCGCTCGGACCGCCGGCTGGAGTTCACCGACGACCTGAGCCGTTACGACGCCGGCGAGCCGTTCACCGACCCGGCCCTCGACCAGCTGGAGCGCAGCTTCGCGGCGGCCGCCTTCCGGCAGCTGCCACCCCGCTGGCGGGACGTGCTGTGGCAGACCGAGGTGGAGGGCAGCACCCCCGCCGAGCTGGCCCCGCGGATGGGCCTGACCCCGAACGCGGTGGCGGTCCTCGCCCACCGGGCCCGCGAGGGGTTGCGCAGCCTCTATCTCCAGCAGCACGTCACCGCGGCCGAGCACCCGGAGTGCCGGTGGGCCGGCGAACGGCTGGGCAGTCAGCTGCGCGGCCGGCTCGCCGTCCGCGACGCCCGCCGGATGCGCACCCACCTGGGGCGCTGCGCGGAGTGCCGGAACCGGCTCGCGGAGATCCGGGAGATCGACGGCTTTCGACACGGTCCGTACCGGCAGCGTAACCACGCCGGCACCGCGGGTTGAGGTTGTGCAACGAGATCAGCGGTCCGAGCCCGGCGGCGGTACCCTCGCTTGCGTGCCCCCGATCACACCGCGGCCGTCCGGATGGCGCGCCCGGCTGCGGGCACTGGTCCGGGAGCTGGGCAAGTTCGGCACCGTTGGCAG
This window of the Actinoplanes oblitus genome carries:
- a CDS encoding S1 family serine peptidase; this encodes MVRNVASLVLAVAVAVAIAPGAADASGRPVLEVVGGNVAKAGEFPWVVRLSMGCGGALTAPRVVLTAGHCVDGTGPARNITVTAGVTDLKARNAVTAHSLEVIRAPGFQTETRGDDWAVIKLDRVLTLPTLALVPDASSDHGDVTVMGWGQTREGSLRQERKLHYATVPTIPDAACAKSYLAAKVTLVTTDSICAGRHGVDTCQGDSGGPMVRRGRDGRWAQVGIVSWGLGCARDAYPGVYTQISRFRTAILAATRKLS
- a CDS encoding aggregation-promoting factor C-terminal-like domain-containing protein; this encodes MNRLWSRLGVRTASVGLLVAGLGGGVYLGQDRDDQRQSAQSQLVMQADAEELQLLKTRQAQHAAARAYRTTAEDAAAAKAAVEAKAAATKAHTLEKKAIAAKAAEEKAAAEKKAEESGGPVAYTGPVPSSCSEYSGAKKTGCALMLDAGFKIDQFPCLEKLWDRESGWNYKATNSGSGAYGIPQALPGSKMASVADDWKTNPATQIKWGLGYIEGRYDTPCGAWNHSESVGWY
- a CDS encoding PhoH family protein; translated protein: MTSRRTDAGVAPSSDPADKVTKTRATATRRRVRDRHADAEPAPAGKVFVLDTSVLLSDPAAFRRFTDHEVIVPLVVISELEGKRHHPELGWFARQSLRMLDELRIKHGRLDQPVLCNDEGGTLRVELNHADQSVLPHGFRNDSNDTRILSVALGLAAEGRDVTLVSKDMPLRVKAASVGLTADEYRHGQASDPTWTGMADLELGEDEVSALYGGEELAAEAAENLPCHTGLVIHSSRGSALGRVTPDKTVKLVRGDRDAFGLRGRSAEQRVALDILLDEQIGIVSLGGKAGTGKSALALCAGLEATMERNRHKKVVVFRPLYAVGGQELGYLPGSEAEKMSPWAQAVFDTLGAVVHANVVEEVLARGMLEVLPLTHIRGRSLHDAFVIVDEAQSLERNVLLTVLSRIGQGSRVVLTHDVAQRDNLRVGRHDGVTAVIEALKGHPIFAHVTLTRSERSPIAEVVTDLLEDIPL
- the otsB gene encoding trehalose-phosphatase, with amino-acid sequence MAETPRPTHPATADHAWARTVEHASRTTFFFDFDGVLSPVTKDPSASQPVAEVPAVLERLAARVGRVAIVSARPVDFLRSRFAGLEHVDLFGLYGLEVLHEGEVVTKPAALEFERPMAELAAEAQDALAKPVFVEYKRLSVALHYRECPERAAEVEQWAHERAERAGLAIQRGRMVVELKPPVDQDKGMVITEALRDAGCAWYFGDDMSDIKAFDALRAREAVDPGFFGMAIAVANDETGAEVSSAADLTLASPAAVAAFLTEGLTRF
- a CDS encoding isoprenyl transferase translates to MSVRSLVYSFYERRLARKLVGKPVPRHVGVMCDGNRRWAREMGFVDPNDGHRVGAVRVKDLLTWCDQSGIEHVTLYLLATDNLQRPAAELDPLVKIIEDLATELAEEGNPWRLRMVGALDILPATTAATLKAAQEKTQDRSGGVEVNMAVGYGGRREITDAVRSLLQQHAASGGTLEELAEILDVEHIAEHLYTRGQPDPDLVIRTSGEQRLSGFLLWQSAHSEFYFHDANWPDFRRIDFLRALRSYGNRQRRYGA
- a CDS encoding phosphoenolpyruvate carboxykinase (GTP), with translation MSHPHTSHPRLLAWIDEVAALTTPDRIVWCDGSDAEWTRLTDELVESGALVRLDPEKKPNSFWARTDPSDVARVEERTFICSADEADAGPTNNWMAPAEMKTLMTELYRGSMKGRTMYVVPFCMGPLDAENPMFGVELTDSPYVVASMRIMTRMGAEVLSAMGDDADFVPCLHSIGAPLEEGQRDVAWPCNETKYISHFPETREIWSFGSGYGGNSLLGKKCYALRIASVAARDEGWLAEHMLIMKLTSPEGQVRYIAGAFPSACGKTNLAMLEPTLPGWKVETVGDDIAWMRFGEDGRLWATNPEFGLFGVAPGTDFHTNPNAMRTLAKGNSVFTNVALTDDGDIWWEGMGEPPAHLTDWKGQDWTPESEAPSSHPNSRFCTPIEQCPILADEYHDPRGVPIDAILFGGRRKTTIPLVTEARDWVHGVYLGATLSSETTAAAVGQVGVVRRDPMAMLPFIGYHAGDYFQHWIDMAKGASGDASKLPKVFYVNWFRRDADGGFLWPGFGENSRVLKWVVERLDGKADAVETPIGHVATPASLDLTGLDIDPAAVEAVLRVDTDEWLAELPQITEWFEKFGDKLPAVLWAELDALRARLADA
- a CDS encoding sigma-70 family RNA polymerase sigma factor, giving the protein MTTPGNDVDSDTDLLAAVRAGDTAAYGTLYERHHAAARLFAYGLARDPSDADDLVAETFAKVFASLRAGRGPLVAFRAYLHTTMRHVCYQRARSDRRLEFTDDLSRYDAGEPFTDPALDQLERSFAAAAFRQLPPRWRDVLWQTEVEGSTPAELAPRMGLTPNAVAVLAHRAREGLRSLYLQQHVTAAEHPECRWAGERLGSQLRGRLAVRDARRMRTHLGRCAECRNRLAEIREIDGFRHGPYRQRNHAGTAG